The Anomaloglossus baeobatrachus isolate aAnoBae1 chromosome 5, aAnoBae1.hap1, whole genome shotgun sequence genome includes the window ccgtgttcttttctttgaatgcctcttttttttttttttccagtaaactctatgttgatggcttttcccaaaaagctctacctttgtctcatctgaccagagaacattcttccaaaacattttaggctttctcaggtaaattttggcaaactccagcctggcttttttatgtctcggggtaagaagtggggtcttcctgggtatcctaccatacagtcccttttcattgagacaccgacggatagtacgggttgacactgttgtaccctcggactgcagggcagcttgaacttgtttggatgttagtcgaggttctttatctaccatccacacaatcttgcgttgaaatctctcgtcaatttttcttttccttccacatctagggaggttagccacagtgccatgggctttaaacttcttgatgacactgcgcaccgtggacacaggaattttcaggtctttggagatggacttatagccttgagattgctcatgcctcctcacaatttggattctcaagccctcagacagttctttggtcttctttctttctccatgctcaatgtggtacacacaggacagaggttgagtcaactttaatccatgtcagctggctgcaagtgtgatttagttattgtcaacacctgttaggtgccacaggtaagttacaggtgctgttaatttcacaaattagagaagcatcacatgatttttcaaacagtgccaatacttttgtccacccccttttttatgtttggtgtggaattatatccaatttggctttgacaaatttttttttttcttcagtgaagacaaattaaatgaagataataataccaaagaatttgagattgcaatcattttcaagaagaaactgagtattatctgacagaattgcaggggtgccatgccaatacttttggccagcactgtgtgtgtatatatatatgtgtgtgtgtgtgtgtgtgtgtgtgtgtgtgtgtgtgtatatataatatatatatacatatctatatatatatatatatatatatatatatatatatatatatatatatatatatatatatatataatatattatagtcatatgaaaagtttgggcacccctattaatgttaaccttttttctttataacaatttcggtttttgcaacagctatttcagtttcatatatctaataactgatggactgagtaatatttctggattgaaatgaggattattgtactaacagaaaatgtgcaatccgcatttaaacaaaatttgaccggtgcaaaagtatgggcacctcaacataaaagtgacattaatattttgtagatcctccttttgcaaaaataacagcctcttctagtcgcttcctgtaccttttaatgagttcctggatcctggatgaaggtatatttgaccattcctgtttacaaaacaattccagttcagttaagtttgatggtcgccgagcatggacagcccgcttcaaatcatcccacagatgttcaatgatattcaggtctggggactgggatggccattccagaacattgtaattgttcctccgcatgaatgcctgagtagatttggagcggtgttttggatcattgtcttgctgaaatatccatcccctgcgtaacttcaacttcgtcactgattcttgcacattattgtcaagaatctgctgatactgagttgaatccatgcgaccctcaactttaccaagattcccagtgccggcattggccacacagccccaaagcatgaacctccaccaaattttactgtgggtagcaagtgcttttcttggaatgccgttttttttgcctccatgcataacgcctttttgtatgaccaaacaactcaatctttgtttcatcagttcacaggaccttcttccaaaatgtaactggcttgtccaaatgtgcttttgcatacctcaggcgactctgtttgtggcgtgcttgcagaaacgttttctttcgcatcactctcccatacagcttctccttgtgcaacgtgcgctgtattgttgaccgatgcatagtgacaccatctgcagcaagatgaagctgcaggtctttggaggtggtctgtggattgtccttgactgttctcaccatttttcttctctgcctttctgatatttttcttggcctgccacttctgggcttaacaagaactgtacctgtgttcttccatttccttactatgttccttacagtggaaactgacagtttaaatttctgagacaactttttgtatccttcccctgaacaactatgttgaataatctttgttttcagatcatttgagagttgttttgaggagcccatgatgccactcttcataggagattcaaataggagaacaacttgcaagtggccaccttaaataccttttctcatgattggatacacctgcctatgaagttcaaagctcaatgaggttacaaaaccaatttagcgctttagtaagtcagtaaaaagtagttaggcgtgttcaaatcaagaaattgataagggtgcccatacttttgcacctgtcaaattttgtttaaatgcggattgtacattttccgttagtacaataaacctcatttcaatccagaaatattactcagtccatcagttattagatatatgaaactgaaacagctgttgcaaaaacccaaactttatcatatgactgtgtgtgtgtgtgtgtgtgtgtgtgtgtgtgtgtatatatatatatatatatatacatatacacacacacacatatatatatatatatatatatatatatatgtatctatatgtatgTGTCTTAGTACATAGTTGTGAGCTGATGTCTTTATGTACTAATACAATGTGCCTATAAAGAAGAACAGCACGTGGAGAAGTGGCCATAGAAAGCTCTGTTTACCTTGACCACACAGCCTGTTGCTTACAGCTTAGGCTGCTTCCTTAACATGCTACAGTTTGTAAGTTTGAATAACCAGAAGAAGCAGTCATCTACTTATACTTCCAAAAAATAGACCGGTCTACAGGAAGGGAGTGACTCAGATTAGTGCTTCGTTTAGATTGCCAAGGTATAGCATAAATGTCATGATGACAATTTTAGAGCCTAGAAGAGACATTAATTCATCTCACCATATCACCTTCTGTCTCTTTGCTTTCCTGTTTGCCAGCACAGGCATCTGCCACGTTCCAACTCTTTTAGAatatgtctgaattttttttttccaaaacgttttttattgatttttcaaatttataaaaacatgacaaatatcattgcaaaagaagaacattagtCTGACAAAatatgacatagaggtgggtgataccccaatttggagttccatgctgctgttcgatttaagatagtatcagtaacattaaaccaaaacagaggtaatgaaatataatataacatatgcaatacaattcgttaaatctctgtgtcatccctgaatgatttcaattttgctagcgtgccttggtattcccaaccgtctcgtctccccctcccgccagagccccctcctaggtgattctcagtttacccaggctgtcctggatatcgctcaggatataccactccgagtgaacaaaaggcgccatcaggttaattatttctccctgtgtgaattggctttcaataaaatgtctccatctcacaaaaaacttggctgtcaacccatctttatccctctccgcttctagtttttccaacttctgaaggttgtgtagttcgcccataatctcctttatggatgggccctccctttgaatccagtgttttaagatgcaacgcttagctatcatggctatgtcatgcgttattgtgtATTTCcttttttcctgcgtgctcggtcctcctcctactcctccctcaaaggagtggaaaatccacaccattaagtctagattgctgaaaattccccatgttgactgggcaaacagtctgacttggttccagaacctaacgattgtctcacattcccatagcccatgcagcatatccgttttctctttttgacacttaggacaccacctatccctacctggaatgttgaaacccataatggccctatgtagaattctgaattgagtgtctctccatctctcattggtaatatgtttccgcacttgtacccatcctttcagtatatcatctaccacttcttcccttcccaattgtttcccccacgctgttaaagtccgactatcctcccgtgaaataagcaccccccttagcgatcgataaatgttAGAGACATTtacacttgttacatcacattccagtaactcatcaatcgaacttctattcaactctcttccaaccacacccaggtctcctattattccatgcttcaattgttcatatttgatgatatgtgaactattaaggttgtacttatccaacacttcccgacctgtcatccacctcctgtcctccacattcataacatctatcattctcctgactcccctctctttctatctagtaaatagcttgttttctcgtcccaggggaaaatttgggaatgcccaggggttcaagtacttggacactttccatgagaaccCTAGTTTTtttcttaccgacttccatgttagcatggtgtctcggaatataattgagttccttatgtgcccttcaaccctggatagtggggagtgcagaatggacgtcagattccacggtgacgcatatttagtttccatcgcatgatctgagtgcctactcgttcctctcacccaatcaattacatgcctcatgatacatacaagattatacccttggacatctggaaagtttagacctccctcctctgctgacttcatcagcgtacgcagctttattctgggtttccttcccctccacacaaattctgtatacgcggagttgagcttattcacatcctttagttttagcaatagcgggatcgtctggaagggatacagtagcctaggaaagctcatcacttttatcaggtggcatcttgccagtaatggaagtggcagacctttccatccctttaattgaactataattttcctgattagcggtccatagttcaagttatagattgtttccaccgttcttcctatatgcactcccaggtatttaattgaagattgtgctataggaattccacatagacagccatcccttacttgtccccccattgtcccatgatgcccctttaggaacatgatctcgcactttttttttgttcagtttgaaaccggagaatgaaccaaatttttcaatcaaggcaagagtctgtggcaaatccgcactggggtcccccatataaagtatgatgtcatcagcaaaaagcgctgtctttacttctgaaccccttatcttgattcctttaaagctattttgtccctgtagtattcttgacaacggctcgattgccaggttgaataaaagaggagataatgggcaaccctgtcttgttcccttcatcaaagggaacacgtctgatagaaagcgcggagtgtgtaccctagctcccgagttggcataaaggtttctaatgtaaagtctcatcttacctacaatccctatggcctccattaccctgtctaaccacctccaatttatattatcaaacgctttttctgcgtcaagtgtaactagggcatgtctagcccctccctcagtgagacccagtctaaccgcgtctaccactagaattgtctttcggatattggtaaaagcatttctccccttaataaaccccacctggtggttCGTACTGATCCTAGGTaacatctcggccagtctattagccatgatcttggacataattttaaaatcctgatttatgagcgatataggtctataactagagggatcatccaggtccttggttcccttggggagtaatttaatatatgctatgttggaatttttgggtatttccgcccctcccaggaaagcattaaagactgaggttagatccggcgagatcagatccttcagagccttatagaattcactgttaaaaccgtcaggtcccggtgccttgttggtgttaagctccccaattgttctcgtcacctcctctactgtgatatctgtgtttaagcatacaagataaggcagaaaaggggttaatgctgcgcatcagccaaatgaagacgtataatgttgatgaagatgagtattcttttatttgttgttgatgcattggtcctgaggaagaggttgtcaccttgaaacgcgtagacctatgaaataaaataaaagaatactcatcttcatcaacattatacgtcttcatttggctgatgcgcagcattaaccccttttctgccttatcttgtatgctcatccacgtggggctgcagcagacgcaattatctcatgcgcactagtggttgtgactgtcacaactgatccaggtgagtgtatattttccaggtataccccactgatcactttggtgttacactatcagcgctccttattttcagatctatatctgtgtttaaggcactcaaatcttcctccgtcaagctaggcatttgggcttgtcttagccactctgcctcgtcagtcatgtcgttattccctgacccatatagttttctatagtaatctcccagcaatttattaatgtccttaggatccgtagtcaccactcccccctttgttttcagtttagagatcactgtcatttttctgctgccccttgccagattggccaacatccttcccgccttgttgccaaacctatgtaagtcaacctccttgtgcgaccagaatagttgttccttttttttggcccattcgtcaaatccctcttttgcctccagccatctgccttttgtcatgggagatctatttgtcacataatttgtatatgctacccgtactgcttcactatggaaattataatactcattggttttccgtttgatcgtggctgcgtaccccaccagacggccccttaggaccgcttttgccgtttcccaaaataacactggggactctctatgttccttattgtcctctgtgaattctccccaccactcttgtagcaccttgtggaaattatcttgcctgagaaggaacgatgggaatctccatatgatatctgatcCTCTCTatcctctctaatgcccaatctcaccggactatgatcagagatcaccatagtctctatcacacaatcttgcattccactcagtaaatcttgcgagatccagaactgatcaatacgtgaccagctatcatgagggtgagagaagtgtgtatactctctgtcatgtgggtgagttagtctccagatgtctttcagtcctacgtcttctaatgttacatccctattgtctaaactcctgcccacattagctgtcccctcctcgcccctcctcctatcttcagctgagtctgggactgtgttaaaatcgcctcctactataatgttagcctccccatctgctaatatggtggcctttatgccattatggaatgtgatttgttgtgaatttgggccatagatattataaatactgagtttacccgctggactaacgattgttaagtgctgccaccttccctggtcgtctgcctcatgtgccactacctcatggctgaattgtttatttattaggatcatagtgccggcttttctaccttgtgccgctgccccgtaaacggtgcccacccaatgttactTCATGCGGAAAAATcctcccccctaccccccccccaagtgggtttcctgtaataaggcaatgtctgtctttagtctttttagatgtctcaatatcattgctcgtttgttaggtgatctcagccctttaacattccacgtagttatttgtatcatgtttacctgtgtattctgcttttactactccctcccctatgggcccctgcatcaaggaagacgagatgtttgacactagaatcacagttggtaccacaaaatcgacactccctttccccaccttgcaaatataacaaatacaacaaaaagcatgtaactgtaaaacatattttcccttccgagaaatccacggcgctttccgccacgttggtgagctcccctattcctagccaaaatatgtagctccctaatcaccccccataaaatatatgttctatccccggactaacttgattaAGCCttaaaaaattatgcaaaaattagcacagtatgtcaaaacctcagcaagattctccagtcctacttatctgtgactccaggtagccatcagtccgactTAGAAcaagcccacttcatttgaatctggatgatgttcctggacaaaggagaaaaagaaaaaagacaacggggagagaagatggagaaagaaaaaaaaaatgaggggggggagagggcccagactttgggatgttttcctctcttttctcctttcccccttcctcctctcacctccccatccctctctccttaatgcatcctcctcaacgcctcttcctgtttggaaaaaaaaaaaaaacaggcaaagaaGGAAAAACAATGATGGAGTTCCAGTTCAggcatcatggtttctctccaaggattggttcctgtgttccgggcgagaattatgctgttgacccgggcttagcctcctttcctccctggtctcgacttgcttttgtcccccaagacgtcccacatctcttcctgagcttgtggggggtcctcttctattattcccttctccactagatcctttttcttgcctttctgacctagtcttgtcgagttctgccatgagaatgttttctgcttctttgtagtccttgtagtatacaaacaagCCTTTGggatttctaactttcagtgtagcagggtataatagctggcattttacttttttgttgtacagacatGAGCAAattttgctgaattcttttctccttctggatacttcggctgagtaatctccaaaaattagcagtctgttgccttgatattgtagtggacactttcgttctctaaaggccctcaatatttcctccttatgcttataatccagGTACTTGACTATCACCTGTTTGGCTCTTATCGcgatattcttgtttgagttttggccctctcccttattcgcctcctggtgtctcagtggacccactctgtgggctctttcaactctgaatttcacctttatgcccagggcctgcggtagctccaactcgcatatattattcaactgtccaatcgacaccgACTCTGGTAATcccactatacgtaggttgttgcgtctcgatctgttttccaaatcttccGCCTTATCCTTTAAGTATTCATTATATttcgctagagctgctatttgtgcttgcatagccagtattgtctcctcggagtcagatattctctgctctgattctgctagtctagatgcatgggcatttatctgtttttgcatattagctaatgatgtttgtatggctgcctcaatagccactttaatctcttttgacaagtgtgatgccacttcttcagccagttttttatagtccacattaagcttttgtgtatacttgacttggcctgcaggtggtgctgttttcttagcgctctttgtctggactgggccactgcCTCCCTCCCCCAATAACTtgaaggcttgtgatgttggtgtagcaaGCTGTTttctgtttcctttggaaggggtactgttaattcttgcatttgacttcctgtgtgtctgagtgggattaatctccctgtactgtttgtctgtttcatcctccaacactgctgtgtctctgagctcccCTGCTTTGCCAGCATCTTCTTCTCTCccttctgcctccatatctccctcATCCTCCCATTGTGATCCAccctcatcagtcccctgcatccacctctctcctgctcagtcctcctgtgactccttgctcatatctcccttatctcctgtctcctcgctcatatctcccttatctctccccctcctgctctgtgtttgcttttctgtgtctcgcaccatgccttcaggctcctcccccatcaggctcgtcgGCGCCATGCTGTTATCTTCTTCTCTGCACTGCCCATCCATGTCATTGCTTCTCCAGGCTCCCTCACCGCTGCCagcgcttctcaggaggtaccgttccatagctggctgctttagataacctcctgtgctgctctctgctcgGTGGCTTgtccggggggggggggctttttttagtcggtttctgtgaggggtggcaggagcttctcctctaggcttccacctcagccaggaccggatctgGAAGTCCAGAATATGTCTGAATTTTATATATTGGATAGTTTCTGAATTAGTTTCTTGTGTGATGAGTCTGCAATAATGAACAATTTTTTTGTGTAATGGCAAAATGCTCTTTACCACTTCATAGCAGTACTTGACTACAATGCATGATATTTGTAAGTTTTAAAGTTTCATGTTTTACCGCATCGTATGTTGACATGTTAGGAAACCAGAAATCTGATCTTTTTTCCACCAGATGGACTCAGAAAGGGCAGAGAAAGACACCATGAAAATATTACACAAAGTTCCCTTGAAGACAATCTCATTACTCTACACATACATTCAAGATTCAGCAGTGCAGATCTATCATCTGTTCACCCAAGTCTGGAACCTATAAAAGAAGATATCTCTAAAAGTGCTCCTGATCTGATGCTGCCGACAGACTTAAAACAATATTTACAATACGAAAGCTTTAGTCCCATCTTCTATAATTCAAGTCATCCAGAACATGAGCAAATTCACACAAAGGATAAAACATTGTCATCTTGTTCTGTATGTGGAACGTGTTTTCTACAGAATTCAGATCATAGTAAACATAGAAAAACCCACAAAAATGGTAAGaacttttcatgttcagagtgtggcaaATATTTCACTAGGAAATCAGGTCTCGTTgaccaccagagaattcacacaggggagaaactgtttttatgttctgaatgtgggaaatgttttagtagaAAATCAACTCTTATTgatcatcaaagaactcacacaggcgagaagccgttctcatgttcagagtgtggaaaatgttttactcagaaatcatccCTTGTCgatcaccagagaattcacacaggagagaaaccattctTATGCTTGGAATGTGGTAAGTGCTTTACccaaaaatcaaatcttgttgcacaCCAGAAACTTCATATATCATAGACACTAAACTAAAACATGTTCACAAAGTTGGAGATGGTCTACCGAGAAATTAGTTTTGTTAACCTTATTCTTAaatggtaaaaatataattatgttgtacatgtgggaaatgttttttgtaGAACGTGAAAAGGACTCCGGTAAAATCTATTTCTG containing:
- the LOC142311225 gene encoding gastrula zinc finger protein XlCGF66.1-like; this encodes MEQPRNEIFQKIISLNLEIICLLTGEDYTVVKKTSAECVTSGNYPKIIGVGCKTQRPIRENPLHLLIHNKSNEQKILDLTYKMIELLTGEVPIRCQDVTVHFSMEEWEYIEGNKDLYKDVLIEDPQNPTSLNRLNNRRMSEGGSNSTFAQDCPLMTQWEDLVNIKAEIQAEIEDPYLKSDNQFKEEAIPVAIQPDGLRKGRERHHENITQSSLEDNLITLHIHSRFSSADLSSVHPSLEPIKEDISKSAPDLMLPTDLKQYLQYESFSPIFYNSSHPEHEQIHTKDKTLSSCSVCGTCFLQNSDHSKHRKTHKNGKNFSCSECGKYFTRKSGLVDHQRIHTGEKLFLCSECGKCFSRKSTLIDHQRTHTGEKPFSCSECGKCFTQKSSLVDHQRIHTGEKPFLCLECGKCFTQKSNLVAHQKLHIS